In Flagellatimonas centrodinii, a single window of DNA contains:
- a CDS encoding YfhL family 4Fe-4S dicluster ferredoxin → MALKITHACINCDVCEPVCPNQAIYQGLEIYEIDPALCTECVGHFEAPQCQQVCPVDCIPLDPDHAETREQLQAKYEGLVSVLGPR, encoded by the coding sequence ATGGCCCTCAAGATCACCCACGCGTGTATCAATTGCGACGTCTGCGAGCCCGTGTGCCCGAACCAGGCGATCTATCAGGGCCTGGAGATCTACGAAATCGATCCTGCACTGTGCACTGAATGCGTGGGGCACTTCGAGGCCCCGCAGTGCCAGCAGGTATGTCCGGTGGACTGCATTCCGCTGGACCCCGACCACGCGGAAACGCGGGAACAATTGCAGGCCAAGTACGAGGGCCTGGTGAGTGTGCTGGGGCCCCGATGA
- the gtfA gene encoding sucrose phosphorylase yields the protein MALRNQIQLIAYPNRIGSNLRDLHSAMTGYFRKAIGGVHILPLYPSNADGGFSPLTHTEVDPAFGGWADVERISAEFDLCLDLTINHISDASEEFQDFLRLGYKSEHADLFVHVDQMGEITPDDMAKIHIRKEKEPFREVRFADGSTGRVWCTFTEKQIDLNYNNQSAYALMEHYIRFLAGKGVKLFRLDAFGYTTKKIGTSCFLVEPDVYEILDWANGIAAECGAEILPEVHDHSSYQYAIAQRDMRPYAFALPPLVLYSLLDANSVFLKHWLRTCPRQQITVLDTHDGICIPDVEGVLPPEKIQALVDNVSTRSADPILRRSAANVHSVGAIYQLTCTYYDALRGNDDAYIAARAIQFFTPGIPQVYYVGLLALSNDIELMDETGELRDINRHWLSLEDVDDAVKKPVVRRLLKLMEFRNQYPAFNGRFELHYSNDSSIKMGWRSGEWVCELFVDLNFKKTTIRHVDQRSKRMVSVTC from the coding sequence ATGGCGCTCCGCAACCAGATTCAACTGATTGCCTATCCCAACCGTATCGGGTCCAACCTGCGCGATCTGCACAGCGCGATGACCGGGTACTTCCGCAAGGCCATTGGCGGTGTGCATATCCTGCCGCTGTACCCATCGAATGCCGATGGCGGCTTTTCACCGCTGACGCATACCGAGGTCGACCCGGCGTTCGGCGGCTGGGCGGACGTCGAGCGCATTTCCGCTGAGTTCGATCTCTGCCTCGACCTCACCATCAATCACATTTCCGATGCGTCGGAGGAGTTCCAGGACTTCCTTCGGCTCGGCTACAAGAGCGAGCATGCCGACCTCTTCGTGCATGTTGACCAGATGGGTGAGATCACGCCCGACGACATGGCGAAGATCCACATCCGCAAGGAGAAGGAGCCGTTCCGCGAGGTGCGGTTCGCCGATGGCAGCACCGGGCGCGTGTGGTGCACCTTCACCGAGAAGCAGATCGACCTCAACTACAACAACCAGAGCGCCTATGCGCTGATGGAACATTACATCCGCTTCCTCGCCGGCAAGGGCGTGAAGCTGTTCCGTCTGGATGCCTTCGGCTATACCACCAAGAAGATCGGCACCAGCTGTTTTCTGGTGGAGCCCGATGTGTACGAGATTCTCGACTGGGCCAACGGCATCGCTGCCGAGTGTGGTGCCGAGATCCTGCCGGAAGTGCACGATCACTCGAGCTACCAGTACGCCATCGCCCAGCGCGACATGCGACCCTACGCGTTCGCGCTGCCGCCGTTGGTGCTGTATTCGCTGCTGGACGCCAACAGCGTCTTTCTCAAGCACTGGCTGCGTACCTGTCCGCGCCAGCAGATCACCGTGCTCGACACCCATGACGGCATCTGCATTCCCGATGTTGAAGGGGTTCTGCCTCCGGAGAAAATCCAGGCATTGGTCGACAATGTGAGCACCCGCTCGGCAGACCCCATCCTGCGCCGATCGGCAGCCAACGTTCACAGCGTTGGCGCGATCTATCAGCTCACCTGCACCTACTACGACGCACTGCGCGGTAATGACGACGCCTACATCGCCGCGCGTGCCATTCAGTTCTTCACCCCCGGCATCCCGCAGGTTTATTACGTGGGGTTATTGGCCCTGTCCAACGATATCGAACTGATGGACGAGACGGGCGAATTGCGTGACATCAATCGGCACTGGCTGAGCCTGGAGGATGTCGATGACGCTGTGAAGAAGCCGGTGGTCCGGCGGCTGCTCAAATTGATGGAGTTTCGCAATCAGTATCCGGCCTTCAATGGCCGCTTCGAGTTGCACTACTCCAACGATTCCAGCATCAAGATGGGCTGGCGCAGTGGCGAGTGGGTGTGTGAGTTGTTTGTCGACCTCAATTTCAAGAAGACGACCATCCGTCATGTCGATCAGCGCTCGAAGCGCATGGTGTCGGTGACCTGCTGA
- the ggt gene encoding gamma-glutamyltransferase, giving the protein MIKRVRVVSCLALWALLPPLAGAGEAACATAHPEATAACIEILEVGGNAVDAAVAASAALAVVEPTGSGLGGGGFWLVHRTAENHNLFVDGRETAPLAARPEQYLDADGTPLPERSLTGALAAGIPGEPAALVHLAERYGRLPLARSLAPSVRLAAAGFVVDADLAEAFETHWPRFSEGAKATFAIDGRAPRKGERLLQPDLARLLTALGVEGHDAFYSGPFAQRLVEGVRAAGGHWQMADLRHYAVRERVPLEFHFRDARVVSSPPPSAGGIALAQIFGQLEALGVALPLDDAGRHLLVESMRRAYRDRAAWLGDPDQVFVPQQQLTAHVTTRRMAAGINRDRATPSADLEPAVPSPEGNNTTHLSVLDAEGNRVAATLSINIPFGAAMVVPGTGILLNDELDDFAMSTTASNVYGLIGSRPNLIAPGKRPLSSMTPTFVESPRGLLILGTPGGSRIITMVALGILEWLGGGDVEAVVSAGRFHHQYLPDVVQVEPQGLDAAQQEALTARGHALKPVGRRYGDMQAVSVDAAGVRAASDPRGIGLAQVLQVP; this is encoded by the coding sequence ATGATCAAGCGTGTCAGAGTTGTGTCGTGTCTCGCCCTGTGGGCGTTGTTGCCCCCGTTGGCAGGGGCGGGTGAGGCGGCCTGCGCCACCGCGCATCCGGAGGCCACGGCAGCCTGCATCGAGATCCTCGAGGTGGGCGGCAATGCGGTGGATGCCGCCGTAGCGGCCTCGGCGGCGCTGGCGGTGGTGGAACCCACGGGGTCGGGATTGGGCGGTGGCGGATTCTGGCTGGTCCACCGCACCGCCGAGAACCACAACCTGTTTGTCGACGGCCGCGAAACCGCGCCGCTGGCGGCGCGACCCGAGCAATATCTCGATGCCGATGGCACACCGCTGCCGGAACGGTCGCTCACCGGTGCCCTGGCGGCCGGCATCCCCGGCGAACCGGCCGCGCTGGTGCATCTGGCCGAACGCTATGGTCGGCTACCGCTGGCGCGTAGTCTGGCACCTTCGGTGCGGTTGGCCGCCGCCGGTTTCGTGGTCGACGCCGATCTGGCCGAGGCCTTCGAGACCCACTGGCCGCGCTTTTCGGAGGGCGCCAAGGCGACCTTCGCCATCGACGGCCGCGCGCCGCGGAAGGGTGAGCGACTGCTGCAACCCGACCTTGCCAGGCTGCTGACGGCGCTGGGGGTCGAGGGTCACGATGCCTTCTACAGCGGTCCTTTCGCGCAGCGCCTGGTGGAGGGTGTCCGCGCCGCCGGCGGTCATTGGCAGATGGCCGACCTGCGGCACTACGCCGTCCGCGAGCGCGTGCCCCTGGAGTTCCATTTCCGCGATGCCCGTGTCGTCAGCAGCCCGCCGCCGTCGGCGGGCGGGATCGCGCTGGCGCAGATCTTCGGGCAGCTCGAAGCGCTGGGGGTTGCATTGCCGCTGGACGACGCCGGACGCCACCTGCTGGTGGAATCGATGCGGCGCGCCTACCGTGATCGTGCTGCCTGGTTGGGGGACCCGGATCAGGTGTTCGTGCCGCAACAGCAGCTCACGGCGCACGTCACGACCCGGCGCATGGCTGCAGGGATCAACCGTGACAGGGCGACACCGAGCGCGGACTTGGAACCGGCAGTGCCGAGTCCGGAAGGTAACAACACCACCCACCTGTCGGTGCTCGATGCCGAAGGCAACCGGGTGGCGGCGACCCTCTCGATCAACATTCCGTTCGGTGCCGCGATGGTGGTCCCCGGCACCGGCATCCTGCTCAACGATGAGCTCGACGATTTCGCGATGAGCACGACCGCCAGCAATGTCTACGGATTGATCGGGTCGCGTCCCAACCTGATCGCGCCGGGCAAGCGCCCGCTATCGTCGATGACCCCCACTTTCGTCGAGTCGCCGCGCGGTCTGCTGATTCTGGGGACCCCCGGCGGCAGCCGCATCATCACCATGGTGGCGCTGGGTATTCTTGAATGGCTGGGGGGGGGCGACGTCGAAGCCGTGGTGTCGGCCGGGCGCTTTCATCACCAGTATCTGCCGGATGTCGTGCAGGTGGAGCCGCAGGGGCTCGATGCAGCGCAACAGGAGGCACTCACGGCACGCGGACACGCGCTCAAGCCCGTCGGCCGTCGCTATGGCGACATGCAGGCGGTATCCGTGGATGCCGCCGGAGTGCGCGCGGCATCCGACCCGCGCGGTATCGGCCTGGCACAGGTGTTGCAAGTTCCCTAG
- a CDS encoding crotonase/enoyl-CoA hydratase family protein — MTSADAALVQIQRAPSYWVIRLNRPEARNAVDGATAAALVQAFRDFEADTDAAVAILTGAGDHFCAGADLKAVASGDAARRNRLAPDGDGPMGPTRLSLSKPVIAAVSGYCVAGGLELAAWCDLRVADETAVFGVFCRRFGVPLIDGGTVRLPRLIGMSRAMDLILTGRPVGADEALQMGLANRVVPAGQALAAAVALAGELAGFPQTCLRGDRQSAYEQWGLDEPAAIANEFRHGMATLQSGETVAGASRFRDGIGRHGRFSDLSDGA, encoded by the coding sequence ATGACATCCGCTGATGCTGCGCTGGTCCAGATCCAACGGGCGCCGTCCTACTGGGTGATTCGCCTCAATCGACCCGAGGCCCGAAACGCGGTCGATGGTGCGACCGCCGCAGCCTTGGTGCAGGCCTTCCGTGACTTCGAGGCGGACACTGACGCCGCCGTGGCGATCCTCACCGGGGCGGGCGATCACTTCTGCGCCGGTGCAGATCTCAAGGCCGTGGCCAGTGGCGATGCCGCGCGCCGCAATCGACTGGCCCCGGATGGCGACGGCCCCATGGGCCCGACCCGGTTGTCGCTGTCGAAGCCGGTGATCGCCGCCGTCAGTGGATATTGCGTTGCGGGAGGGCTGGAGCTGGCGGCCTGGTGTGACCTGCGAGTGGCCGACGAGACCGCCGTATTCGGCGTGTTCTGCCGGCGGTTCGGTGTGCCGCTGATTGATGGCGGCACCGTGCGGTTGCCGCGCCTGATCGGCATGAGTCGGGCGATGGACCTGATTCTCACCGGCCGCCCGGTGGGCGCTGACGAGGCCCTGCAGATGGGGCTGGCCAACCGGGTGGTGCCGGCCGGGCAGGCGCTGGCTGCGGCGGTGGCACTGGCCGGCGAGCTGGCCGGTTTCCCTCAGACCTGTCTGCGGGGGGACCGGCAAAGCGCCTATGAGCAATGGGGGCTGGATGAACCGGCCGCCATCGCCAACGAGTTCAGGCACGGCATGGCCACCCTGCAGTCGGGGGAGACCGTGGCGGGCGCCAGCCGCTTCCGCGATGGCATTGGCCGCCACGGCCGCTTTTCCGATCTCTCCGATGGAGCCTGA
- a CDS encoding HD domain-containing protein, with the protein MSNAARRNHYDVTNAVHIADPRAVQQAISPLLRAYDPALDLQPLADAFRWFSALYAGTLPGHAGCDTRYHDAQHSLDCGLACARLLDGHRRGAPVAQQLQPRQALLTVIVALFHDAGYVRRNEDPARNGAEYTLTHVSRSADFLRTLLPQLGFAEEADLAARIVHFTGYEIALDAIDVADPQHRLMGHIVGTADLLAQTADRCYLEKCRDYLYPEFEQCGLAGPARREGPAPVYDSVWSLLRSSIDFNRRLWEERLDGAFGSVHRYFEQHFCGPDRYRAAIQDNLDRIAAMITTDDFGGLTRRPQAITREPLRRLLARPPR; encoded by the coding sequence ATGAGCAATGCGGCGCGGCGGAATCATTACGACGTCACGAACGCGGTGCACATTGCCGATCCGCGCGCCGTACAGCAGGCCATTTCGCCTCTACTGCGGGCCTACGATCCGGCCCTCGACCTGCAACCGCTGGCCGATGCCTTTCGCTGGTTTTCCGCACTGTACGCCGGAACGCTTCCGGGACACGCAGGCTGTGATACCCGCTATCACGACGCGCAGCACTCCCTGGACTGTGGGCTGGCCTGCGCCCGACTGCTCGATGGCCATCGTCGCGGTGCACCCGTGGCACAACAGCTGCAGCCGCGGCAGGCCCTGCTGACCGTTATCGTGGCGCTATTCCACGACGCCGGCTATGTGCGACGAAATGAGGATCCGGCACGTAATGGCGCCGAGTACACCCTGACCCACGTCAGCCGCAGCGCCGACTTCCTGCGCACTCTGCTGCCACAACTGGGCTTCGCTGAAGAGGCCGACCTGGCGGCGCGCATTGTCCACTTCACCGGCTACGAGATTGCGCTGGACGCCATCGATGTCGCGGATCCTCAGCACCGCCTGATGGGGCATATCGTCGGCACCGCCGATCTCCTGGCACAGACCGCAGACCGCTGCTATCTGGAGAAATGCCGCGACTATCTGTACCCGGAGTTCGAACAATGCGGGTTGGCGGGACCTGCCCGCCGCGAAGGTCCGGCGCCGGTATACGACTCGGTGTGGTCACTGCTGCGCAGCTCGATCGACTTCAACCGCCGACTGTGGGAGGAGCGCCTGGATGGCGCATTCGGCTCGGTCCACCGTTACTTCGAGCAGCACTTCTGCGGCCCGGACCGCTACCGTGCAGCCATACAGGACAATCTCGACCGCATTGCCGCAATGATTACCACTGACGATTTCGGCGGCCTCACCCGCCGCCCCCAGGCCATCACCCGCGAGCCGCTACGACGCCTGCTGGCGCGTCCGCCGCGATGA
- the coaD gene encoding pantetheine-phosphate adenylyltransferase — MKIVAAYSGTFDPITLGHNDIMHRAARMFPKLVIAVGLNPAKNPRFNLEERVALIEACVADLPNVVVKGFTGLVVDFARDNNVNVLVRGVRTVGDVDYEKQMAVMNRDLYPQLDTVMLAPSPEYAHLSSSLVRELAGLGAPVEKLVPKPVIKPLLERFGREAKAAPVRRTRRR, encoded by the coding sequence ATGAAAATCGTCGCCGCCTATTCGGGCACCTTTGATCCGATCACCCTCGGGCACAACGACATCATGCACCGCGCCGCGCGCATGTTCCCCAAGTTGGTGATCGCCGTCGGCCTCAACCCGGCGAAGAATCCGCGGTTCAATCTGGAGGAGCGGGTGGCCCTGATCGAGGCTTGCGTTGCCGATCTCCCCAATGTCGTGGTCAAGGGCTTCACCGGACTGGTGGTCGACTTCGCGCGTGACAACAACGTCAACGTGCTGGTGCGCGGTGTCCGCACGGTCGGCGATGTCGACTACGAAAAGCAGATGGCGGTGATGAATCGCGATCTCTACCCGCAGCTCGATACCGTGATGCTGGCGCCCAGCCCCGAGTATGCGCACCTGTCGTCCAGCCTGGTGCGGGAATTGGCGGGTCTCGGCGCGCCAGTGGAAAAGCTGGTGCCAAAGCCGGTGATCAAGCCGCTGCTGGAGCGTTTCGGCCGCGAGGCCAAGGCTGCGCCGGTCCGACGCACGCGACGACGGTAG
- a CDS encoding crotonase/enoyl-CoA hydratase family protein, with amino-acid sequence MEPDMSELQTMTYAVTDRIARITLNRPARGNGITMDLPRELAACVERANLDPAVHVIALAGNGSGFCGGYDLVDSAESMSVGEAGPHRPVGSVLDPAVQMRNHAPDAQWDPMTDYAMMSRNVKGFMSLFHSEKPVVCKVHGFCVAGGTDMALCSDLLVIADDAKIGYPPARVWGSPTTSLWFHRIGLEKAKRLLFTGDCLSGREAREWGLAIESAPADQLDERFEVLLARIARMPVNQLVMMKLLLNQSVMQQGLHTTQVLGTVFDGITRHTPEGYAFQQRAAEAGFRQAVRERDDPFGDVGLSTFKG; translated from the coding sequence ATGGAGCCTGACATGTCCGAATTGCAGACCATGACCTACGCGGTCACTGACCGTATCGCCCGCATCACCCTCAACCGCCCCGCGCGCGGCAATGGCATCACCATGGACCTGCCACGGGAGTTGGCCGCCTGCGTGGAGCGTGCCAACCTCGATCCCGCGGTGCACGTCATCGCGCTGGCGGGTAACGGCAGTGGTTTCTGCGGCGGCTACGATCTGGTCGACAGCGCCGAGTCGATGTCGGTGGGGGAAGCCGGCCCGCACCGGCCGGTCGGCTCGGTGCTGGACCCAGCGGTGCAGATGCGCAATCACGCGCCGGATGCGCAGTGGGACCCGATGACCGACTACGCCATGATGAGCCGGAACGTGAAGGGCTTCATGAGCCTGTTTCACAGCGAGAAGCCGGTGGTGTGCAAGGTGCATGGCTTCTGTGTCGCCGGCGGCACCGACATGGCCCTGTGTTCCGACCTGTTGGTGATCGCCGATGACGCCAAGATCGGCTACCCGCCGGCGCGGGTCTGGGGCTCACCCACCACCTCGCTGTGGTTCCATCGGATCGGCCTGGAAAAGGCGAAGCGGCTGCTGTTCACCGGCGATTGCCTCTCGGGTCGCGAGGCCCGGGAATGGGGCCTCGCCATCGAGTCGGCGCCCGCCGACCAGCTGGATGAACGCTTCGAGGTCCTGCTGGCACGTATCGCCCGCATGCCGGTGAACCAGCTGGTGATGATGAAGCTGCTGCTCAATCAGTCGGTGATGCAGCAGGGATTGCACACGACCCAGGTGCTGGGCACGGTGTTTGACGGGATCACCCGCCACACGCCAGAAGGCTATGCCTTCCAACAGCGCGCTGCCGAGGCCGGTTTCCGGCAGGCGGTGCGCGAGCGGGACGACCCCTTCGGCGACGTCGGCCTGTCGACCTTCAAAGGGTGA
- the rsmD gene encoding 16S rRNA (guanine(966)-N(2))-methyltransferase RsmD: MAKRPLGTLRIIGGTHRSRQIEFDAAAGVRPTPDRVRQTLFDWLAPVIHGARCLDLFAGSGALGLEAVSRGAAHVTFVETGSRQAAMIRDACRLLKADNTDVTTMDALYFIEQTWHRYHVVFIDPPYGGDTLERALIDLPKCLAPGARVYLEWPAGAPPALPPGLTLHREKKAGKVCFALAIFDDAGVPTA, translated from the coding sequence ATGGCCAAACGACCTCTCGGTACCCTGCGCATCATCGGCGGCACCCATCGCTCGCGTCAGATCGAGTTTGATGCGGCGGCCGGTGTGCGGCCGACGCCGGACCGGGTTCGGCAAACCTTGTTCGACTGGCTTGCGCCGGTCATCCACGGCGCCCGTTGTCTCGACCTGTTCGCCGGATCGGGCGCGCTGGGGCTGGAGGCGGTGTCGCGGGGTGCGGCGCATGTCACATTCGTGGAAACGGGGAGCCGGCAGGCGGCCATGATCCGCGATGCCTGTCGGCTGCTGAAGGCCGACAATACCGACGTCACCACCATGGATGCGCTCTACTTCATCGAGCAGACCTGGCATCGCTATCACGTGGTCTTCATCGATCCGCCCTACGGCGGCGACACGCTCGAACGTGCCCTGATCGACCTGCCCAAGTGTCTGGCGCCCGGGGCACGGGTGTATCTGGAATGGCCGGCAGGGGCGCCGCCGGCATTGCCCCCCGGTCTCACCCTTCACCGCGAGAAAAAGGCTGGAAAGGTATGCTTCGCCCTCGCCATTTTTGACGACGCCGGAGTCCCAACCGCATGA
- a CDS encoding slipin family protein, whose amino-acid sequence MFTALLPVIVIVFAILVSAIKILKEYERGVVLTLGRYTGTKGPGLIIVIPVLQQIQRVDLRTVVMDVPPQDVISRDNVSVNVNAVVYFRVVDASKAILQVEHYIEAISQVAQTTLRSVLGQHELDDMLTGREQLNRDIQQILDEHTDPWGVKITNVEIKHVDLQESMIRAMARQAEAERTRRAKVIHAEGEMQASEKLQQAAEILARQPQAIQLRYLQTLIDIAGEKNSTIVFPLPMDLITPLLDKIKPTT is encoded by the coding sequence ATGTTCACCGCCCTGCTGCCTGTGATCGTGATCGTCTTTGCGATCCTTGTCTCGGCCATCAAGATTCTCAAGGAGTACGAACGGGGTGTCGTGCTAACGCTCGGCCGCTATACCGGGACCAAGGGCCCCGGACTGATCATCGTCATCCCGGTACTGCAGCAGATTCAGCGGGTCGACCTGCGTACCGTGGTGATGGATGTCCCGCCGCAAGACGTCATTTCCCGCGACAATGTGTCGGTCAACGTCAACGCGGTGGTGTACTTCCGTGTCGTCGACGCATCGAAGGCCATCCTCCAGGTCGAGCACTACATCGAAGCCATCAGTCAGGTCGCGCAGACCACCCTGCGATCCGTGCTTGGACAGCACGAACTCGATGACATGCTCACTGGCCGCGAGCAACTCAACCGCGATATTCAGCAGATTCTCGACGAACACACCGATCCCTGGGGCGTAAAAATCACCAACGTCGAGATCAAGCATGTCGACCTGCAGGAGTCGATGATCCGGGCCATGGCGCGTCAAGCCGAGGCCGAGCGGACCCGGCGCGCCAAGGTGATCCACGCCGAGGGTGAAATGCAGGCCTCGGAGAAGTTGCAGCAGGCGGCGGAAATTCTGGCGCGACAGCCGCAGGCCATCCAGTTACGCTATCTGCAAACGCTGATCGACATCGCCGGCGAGAAGAACTCTACGATTGTCTTCCCGCTGCCGATGGACCTGATCACCCCGCTGCTCGACAAGATCAAACCCACCACTTGA
- a CDS encoding NfeD family protein: MRRASALTLAAALLLAVAAVGNAAPARAAEPALLLSVSGPIGPATSGYLLRGLKRAAEDQAPLVIIRLDTPGGLDSAMREMIKGILDAPQPVVTLVAPGGARAASAGTYLLYASHVAAMAPGTNLGAATPVPVGGSLPLPADPGADDPPDAAAPEDAMNRKIVNDAVAYIRSLAALRGRNADWAERAVREGASLSATAALEAGVIDLLATDVGALLRRLDGHEITVGEHPRQLDTDALPVVEMAPDWRDRLLAVITNPTVAYVLMLVGIYGLLLEGYNPGALLPGVLGAISLLLALFAFQILPVNYAGLGLIALGLVLMVAEMLAPSFGVLGFGGIAAFVFGSLLLMDTEVPGYGIDPLLIGGIAAGAALLMAGTLYLLWRSRRARPTTGQALIREREVRVLSFVDGDGWGQLDGERWHIRSDDPLQPGDTARVVHRDGLVLTVTSKPPA, from the coding sequence ATGCGCCGAGCCTCCGCTCTGACACTGGCGGCCGCACTGCTGCTGGCGGTCGCCGCCGTGGGCAACGCCGCCCCCGCAAGGGCAGCGGAGCCGGCCTTGTTGTTGTCCGTCTCCGGCCCCATCGGGCCAGCCACCAGTGGGTACCTGTTGCGCGGCCTGAAGCGGGCGGCAGAAGATCAGGCGCCGCTGGTGATCATCCGCCTCGACACCCCCGGTGGGCTGGACAGCGCGATGCGTGAAATGATCAAGGGCATCCTCGACGCACCGCAGCCAGTGGTCACCCTGGTCGCCCCAGGCGGCGCACGCGCAGCCAGCGCCGGGACCTATCTGCTCTACGCCAGTCATGTCGCCGCAATGGCCCCGGGCACCAATCTCGGCGCTGCCACGCCAGTGCCGGTGGGGGGCAGCCTGCCCTTGCCGGCCGACCCGGGCGCTGACGACCCCCCGGACGCTGCCGCGCCCGAGGACGCGATGAACCGAAAGATCGTCAACGACGCGGTTGCCTACATCCGCAGTCTGGCAGCGCTGCGCGGCCGTAACGCCGACTGGGCCGAGCGCGCGGTGCGCGAGGGCGCCAGTCTCAGCGCAACCGCGGCACTGGAGGCAGGCGTCATTGATCTTCTGGCGACCGATGTCGGCGCGCTGCTGCGGCGCCTTGACGGCCACGAGATCACCGTGGGCGAGCACCCACGACAACTTGATACCGATGCCCTCCCGGTGGTGGAAATGGCCCCGGACTGGCGTGATCGCTTGCTGGCGGTCATCACCAACCCCACCGTCGCCTACGTACTCATGCTGGTGGGCATCTACGGCCTGCTGCTGGAAGGCTACAACCCCGGAGCGCTGCTACCAGGAGTGCTCGGCGCGATCAGCCTGCTGCTGGCGTTGTTCGCATTCCAGATACTGCCGGTGAACTACGCCGGACTGGGACTGATTGCGCTCGGGCTGGTGCTGATGGTTGCCGAGATGCTGGCCCCCAGCTTCGGTGTGCTCGGCTTCGGCGGCATCGCCGCCTTCGTGTTCGGCTCGCTGCTGCTGATGGATACCGAGGTGCCCGGGTACGGCATCGATCCGCTGCTGATCGGCGGTATCGCCGCCGGCGCTGCGCTGCTGATGGCCGGTACGCTGTACCTGTTGTGGCGCTCGCGCCGGGCCCGACCGACCACCGGGCAGGCGCTGATCCGCGAGCGCGAGGTCCGCGTGCTGTCGTTTGTCGACGGCGACGGCTGGGGCCAACTGGACGGCGAGCGCTGGCATATCCGCAGCGACGATCCGCTGCAGCCCGGCGATACCGCCCGCGTCGTTCACCGTGATGGCCTGGTCCTCACAGTCACCTCAAAACCACCCGCCTAG
- the xth gene encoding exodeoxyribonuclease III produces MKIATWNVNSLRVRLPHLLDWLTEAQPDIVGLQELKCTDEQFPFEALAEAGYRAVANGQKTYNGVALLARGDIEDVARDIPGFDDAQRRVIAGTVGGIRIINAYVVNGQAVGSEKYAYKLRFLDAFRQMLAVEISAHEHVVVMGDFNIAPTPDDTHDPQQWEGNILCSEPERAALSGLLELGLADAFDHAPTREGRFSWWDYRQAAFRRDLGLRIDHLLVSAAVRSRLAHWAVDRTPRTLERPSDHAPVWIGLR; encoded by the coding sequence ATGAAAATCGCCACCTGGAACGTCAACAGCCTTCGGGTGCGATTGCCCCATCTGCTCGATTGGCTCACCGAGGCCCAGCCCGACATCGTCGGACTGCAGGAGCTCAAGTGCACCGACGAGCAGTTCCCGTTCGAGGCGCTGGCTGAAGCCGGCTACCGGGCGGTGGCCAATGGGCAGAAAACCTACAACGGCGTCGCGCTGCTGGCCCGCGGTGACATCGAGGATGTCGCCCGCGACATCCCGGGCTTCGACGATGCGCAGCGTCGGGTAATCGCCGGCACCGTCGGCGGCATTCGCATCATCAACGCCTATGTGGTCAACGGCCAGGCAGTCGGTTCCGAAAAATACGCCTACAAGCTTCGGTTTCTCGACGCCTTCCGACAGATGTTGGCGGTCGAGATCTCGGCTCATGAGCACGTCGTGGTCATGGGTGACTTCAACATCGCGCCGACCCCCGACGACACGCACGACCCCCAGCAATGGGAAGGCAACATCCTCTGTTCCGAGCCGGAGCGGGCCGCATTGTCGGGCTTGCTGGAACTCGGGCTGGCCGACGCCTTCGACCATGCCCCCACGCGCGAGGGGCGCTTCAGCTGGTGGGACTACCGCCAGGCGGCATTCCGCCGCGATCTCGGCCTGCGCATCGATCACCTGCTGGTCAGCGCAGCGGTTCGCAGCCGCCTCGCGCACTGGGCGGTGGACCGCACCCCGCGCACACTGGAGCGCCCATCCGACCACGCGCCGGTATGGATCGGGTTGCGATGA